GATTAATGATGCTCAGGTATTCGCGATAGGCATCGCGGTACTGGCCGGCATCCATGAAGTTCTGTGCTCTGCGGTATTTGGGCTCCAGAATGGCCGTGTTCTGAAGGATGTGTACATCCTTGTAGTCTGCATCGAGGCCCATGATCTCATCGAATCGGGTGCGGGCCTGATCGAAGTCCTCTTCATCCAAATAGGCCAGACCTTCTTCGTAGAGATCGTCCAGATAGTTGTTCTCCAACTGGGTATAGGTCATAAAGTAGTGATCGGGGATATCCAGATCCACTCCGTATTTCTTGACCTCCTTTTTGAAATCCTCTGCTATCTGGAAGCTATACACCGCCTCTTTCATACGCCCGAGTATGGATGAGCGATTGAACTCATCCAGCATATCATCCAGCACACGCTGACCGGCATTGCGCAATCCGGTGCGGGATTCCACATTGGTCATCTTCCGGGCCAGTGAGGCTTTATAGGCTTTGACGGCATCTTCGTACATACCGGCCTCTTCATACTTGAACCCGTCCTTCATCAAGGACTTGGAAGTGGTACATCCGATGCTCATCGATAGTAGGATGAGGAGTACCGTTCTGATCGTATTGGTCGAAATAGTCATACGCGGTCTTTCCCTTGAGGATTTCAAGGTCTGTGCCAAAGTATGATAAATGAAGAATCCCTATAGGATGAGCGTAGACAGCTTGTCTACATATTCTTCCACGGAAATTGGGGAAAAGTATCTGTGCTAAATCATAACGATATAAGCACATAAACACATGAATATCAGAGGGTATAGAACTACTGTCTGGAGTTCTTCTGATTGAAGAATTCGATGAGTTCCTCATCGGACATATGCAAGGTGACCAGACGGTCTTTGGCATTCTTTCCAAATACATGGTCGGGGTACTGCTCGGCCACGGCCTTGTACTTCTCCTCGGCCTTTTCCTTGTTCTTGAGCTCCACATCGTACATGAAGGCGATGAGGAATTTGGTCTCGATGATCTTTTCGAAATCCGGATAGCGAACCACGATGGTCTGGTAGTTCTCCAGTCCGCGCTCATACTCCTTGAGCTGTCGGGCGATATTGGCCGCTCTGTCCAAGAATTCCGGAGCCATCTCATGCTCTGGAAATTCCTCTGCGAACTGCTCATAATCGCCCATGAGGTCGCGGGCTATGTCCTCATCGAATTTCTTGTCCTTGTCGAACATAGCGATCTCCAACTGTTCGATCTGTCCGATACGCTCTGCAGCTGTGGTGCAGGCCATCGATCCAAGCAATAGGATCACTATCAGGAAATTCCTTGATCTCATCTCCTTTTCTTTTTTGCGAATCGCATCTTATACCGTGGCTCGATATTCCCGGTGGCGATATCATTGAGTTTCCCCTTGAGCAATCTTCTGCGGAAGGAACCGATACGGTCAGTGAAGAGTACGCCTTCTATATGATCATACTCATGCTGCACCACACGGGCTGCATAGCCGGTCAAGGTCTCTTCCTGCTCATTGAAATCAGCATCCAGGTAATTGATGGTGATGGTAGGCTCACGCTTCACGGCTTCTCTGATATCGGGGATACTGAGACAGCCTTCTTCGAATTCCCAGAGCTCTCCTTCTTCCTCGACCATCTCTGCATTGATGAAGACCCGCTTGAAATCCTTGAGGAATTTCCGCTCTTCTTCTTCCAGATTCTCATCTTCGGCAAAAGGGCTGGCATCCACGATGAAGAGACGTATGCTCTTACCTATCTGCGGAGCGGCCAGGCCTACTCCACTGGCCTCGTACATGGTCTCGAACATATCCTCGATCAGCCCTCCCAATTCGGGATGGTCGGGATCGATGGGTTCACAGATCTTCTTCAGAACCGGGTCACCGTATGCTACAATGGGTAAAGTCACCTTCAATCAAATCGGCCGCAAAAGTACGAAAAGGCAGTGCTGGGTTCTCAGA
Above is a genomic segment from Flavobacteriales bacterium containing:
- a CDS encoding peptide deformylase, with translation MTLPIVAYGDPVLKKICEPIDPDHPELGGLIEDMFETMYEASGVGLAAPQIGKSIRLFIVDASPFAEDENLEEEERKFLKDFKRVFINAEMVEEEGELWEFEEGCLSIPDIREAVKREPTITINYLDADFNEQEETLTGYAARVVQHEYDHIEGVLFTDRIGSFRRRLLKGKLNDIATGNIEPRYKMRFAKKKRR
- a CDS encoding tetratricopeptide repeat protein — its product is MRSRNFLIVILLLGSMACTTAAERIGQIEQLEIAMFDKDKKFDEDIARDLMGDYEQFAEEFPEHEMAPEFLDRAANIARQLKEYERGLENYQTIVVRYPDFEKIIETKFLIAFMYDVELKNKEKAEEKYKAVAEQYPDHVFGKNAKDRLVTLHMSDEELIEFFNQKNSRQ